A genomic region of Candidatus Binatota bacterium contains the following coding sequences:
- the rapZ gene encoding RNase adapter RapZ, whose protein sequence is MSGSGKSTALAALEDDGYYCIDNLPSALVVRFVELCNNTDEGMTRVALGLDCRDESYTDAWPQIRSTLEDAGHRVTVIFVTASDDMLLRRFSETRRPHPGDHGLGLEQALAQEREALSILSDSSDINLDTSDTNVHELKANIAHALGSRAHARGPALTVKSFGFRHGPATDADLVFDVRFIPNPYFVDELKRLSGLDEAVSAFVLERADCSNFLVQLVSMLSFLLPRYAEEGKAYITIAIGCTGGRHRSVAIAEELVRRLSEEGYPGRVRHRDIERNYQ, encoded by the coding sequence ATGTCCGGGTCGGGCAAGTCCACCGCCCTCGCCGCGCTCGAAGACGACGGCTACTACTGCATAGACAACCTGCCGAGCGCGCTCGTGGTTCGCTTCGTGGAGCTGTGCAACAACACCGACGAGGGCATGACCCGGGTGGCGCTGGGGCTGGACTGCCGCGACGAGTCGTACACCGACGCCTGGCCCCAAATACGCAGCACGCTCGAAGACGCGGGCCACCGGGTGACTGTTATTTTCGTGACCGCCAGCGACGACATGTTGCTGCGGCGCTTTTCGGAAACCCGGCGACCGCACCCCGGCGACCATGGCCTGGGCCTGGAGCAAGCGCTTGCCCAGGAGCGCGAGGCGCTGTCGATACTGAGCGACTCCTCCGACATCAACCTCGACACCAGCGACACCAACGTGCACGAACTCAAGGCCAACATCGCGCACGCGCTGGGGTCGCGCGCACACGCCAGGGGCCCAGCGCTAACGGTAAAGAGTTTTGGCTTCCGTCACGGCCCGGCCACCGACGCCGACCTCGTGTTCGACGTGCGCTTCATCCCCAACCCCTACTTCGTCGACGAGCTCAAGCGGCTGAGCGGACTCGACGAGGCCGTGTCGGCCTTCGTTCTCGAGCGCGCCGACTGCTCCAACTTCCTGGTGCAGCTGGTGTCCATGCTCAGCTTCCTGTTGCCGCGCTACGCCGAGGAGGGCAAAGCCTACATCACCATTGCCATAGGCTGCACCGGGGGACGCCACCGCTCGGTGGCCATAGCAGAAGAACTCGTGCGCAGGCTCAGCGAAGAAGGCTATCCCGGGCGCGTACGCCACCGCGACATCGAACGAAATTACCAGTAA
- the lptB gene encoding LPS export ABC transporter ATP-binding protein, with the protein MTPGDQKLTLSARSLSKSFAKRLVVDQLSLHVDAGEVVGLLGPNGAGKTTTFHMIVGFEHPDEGRVTMGDQRLDDLPMYERSRRGVVYLPQEASVFRRLTVEQNLLAVLEVIGAPEQTQEETVSLLLDDLGITHIRGALGESLSGGERRRVEIARALVISPRFMLLDEPFAGVDPIAVIDIQGIISQLKSRGIGILITDHNVRETLGICDRAYILNQGKVLEEGAPEAIASSKRAREIYLGDKFTL; encoded by the coding sequence ATGACACCCGGCGATCAGAAGCTCACCCTGTCGGCCAGGTCGCTCAGCAAGAGCTTCGCCAAGCGCCTCGTCGTGGACCAGCTGTCGCTACACGTAGACGCCGGCGAAGTGGTGGGCCTGCTCGGACCCAATGGCGCCGGCAAAACAACCACCTTTCACATGATCGTGGGTTTCGAACACCCCGACGAGGGCAGGGTGACGATGGGTGACCAGCGCCTCGACGATCTGCCCATGTACGAGCGCTCGCGCCGCGGCGTGGTCTACCTGCCCCAGGAGGCGTCGGTGTTCCGGCGGCTCACGGTCGAGCAGAACCTGCTGGCGGTGCTCGAGGTCATCGGGGCCCCCGAACAGACCCAGGAAGAGACCGTTTCGCTGCTGCTCGACGATCTCGGAATCACCCACATTCGGGGGGCACTGGGCGAGTCCCTGTCCGGGGGGGAGCGCCGCAGGGTCGAAATTGCCCGCGCGCTGGTGATTTCACCCCGCTTTATGCTGCTGGACGAACCTTTTGCCGGTGTCGACCCAATAGCGGTAATCGACATTCAGGGCATCATTTCACAGCTTAAGAGCCGAGGAATTGGTATCCTTATTACTGACCATAACGTGAGAGAGACACTGGGTATCTGCGATCGCGCCTACATCCTCAACCAGGGGAAGGTGCTTGAAGAAGGGGCTCCCGAGGCCATAGCTTCAAGTAAGAGGGCTCGAGAGATCTACCTGGGAGACAAGTTCACGCTCTGA
- the rpoN gene encoding RNA polymerase factor sigma-54 produces MALEQRINLGLKLSQTLRMTPQLRQAIKILQVSRADLEAMVDAELAENPALEQDEFEAEFTEGSEAEGAETETADAAEKAEVAEAVEVARSEAEDAGKDETPTSEIEENVDWDEYVERHSNDMHGAVGSGSDRDDDRPSIFETTSNPEADLRQALIDQLGLAMMSEDERRVGTIIILNLNEDGYLDCSEEEIASMAECSLEQVTEVRSIIRQEFEPPGAASLDLRDCLMAQVKLIGYEDDDYVVMIIDAHLSDLESRRYDQVARKLACSVDEVIAAHDIISDLEPKPGRNYGEREARYISPDAYIYRVGNEFKITLNEEGLPALKVNPEYRQIVNDKSKENKEKNSEARGYLQDKVRSAQWMIRSIEQRQRTLRKVTESIVKFQSDFLLNGVDKLKPMVLKDVANDIDMHESTISRTTSNKYVHTPQGLFELKYFFTSSLKSSGGGEVSSESVKKRIRTIIQAEDSAKPFSDQYIADKLKESDIRIARRTVAKYREVLGILPSSKRKSYVAAG; encoded by the coding sequence ATGGCCCTCGAACAACGCATAAACCTGGGACTCAAGCTTTCGCAGACTCTGCGAATGACGCCCCAGCTGCGCCAGGCCATCAAGATCCTGCAGGTGTCGCGCGCCGATCTTGAAGCCATGGTTGACGCCGAGCTGGCCGAGAACCCGGCCCTCGAGCAGGACGAGTTTGAAGCCGAGTTCACCGAGGGCAGCGAGGCCGAGGGTGCCGAGACCGAGACCGCCGACGCGGCCGAGAAAGCCGAGGTAGCCGAAGCCGTCGAAGTGGCCAGGAGCGAGGCCGAGGACGCCGGCAAAGACGAAACGCCCACCTCGGAGATAGAAGAGAACGTTGACTGGGACGAGTACGTGGAGCGTCACAGCAACGACATGCACGGCGCGGTGGGTAGCGGCTCGGACCGCGACGACGATCGCCCCAGCATCTTTGAGACCACGAGCAACCCCGAGGCGGACCTCAGGCAGGCACTGATCGACCAGCTGGGCCTGGCAATGATGAGCGAAGACGAGCGCCGCGTGGGCACGATCATCATCCTCAACCTCAACGAGGACGGCTACCTGGACTGCAGCGAAGAAGAGATCGCCTCGATGGCCGAGTGCAGCCTGGAGCAGGTCACCGAGGTGCGCAGCATCATCCGACAGGAGTTTGAGCCACCCGGAGCAGCCTCGCTCGACCTGCGCGACTGCCTCATGGCGCAGGTCAAGCTCATCGGCTACGAGGACGACGACTACGTGGTCATGATCATCGACGCCCACTTGAGCGACCTCGAGTCACGCCGCTACGACCAGGTGGCGCGCAAGCTGGCCTGCTCCGTGGACGAGGTGATCGCCGCGCACGACATCATAAGCGATCTCGAGCCGAAGCCCGGTCGCAACTACGGCGAACGCGAGGCCCGTTACATCTCGCCCGACGCCTACATTTACCGAGTCGGCAACGAGTTCAAGATCACGCTCAACGAGGAGGGCCTGCCAGCGCTCAAGGTAAACCCCGAGTACCGGCAGATCGTTAACGACAAGAGTAAGGAAAACAAGGAAAAGAACAGCGAGGCGCGAGGCTACCTCCAGGACAAGGTTCGCTCGGCCCAGTGGATGATTCGCTCGATCGAGCAGCGCCAACGCACGCTGCGAAAAGTGACCGAGAGCATCGTGAAATTTCAGAGTGATTTTCTCCTCAATGGAGTGGATAAGCTCAAGCCCATGGTGCTCAAGGACGTGGCCAACGACATAGACATGCACGAGTCGACCATCAGCCGCACCACCTCGAACAAGTACGTCCACACCCCGCAGGGGCTCTTCGAGCTCAAGTATTTCTTTACCTCGAGCCTCAAGAGCAGCGGTGGCGGCGAAGTATCGTCGGAAAGCGTCAAGAAGCGCATACGCACCATTATCCAAGCCGAGGACAGCGCAAAGCCTTTCAGCGACCAGTACATAGCCGACAAGCTCAAGGAGAGCGACATCAGGATCGCCCGCCGCACGGTGGCCAAATACCGGGAGGTGCTGGGTATACTTCCCTCGTCAAAGCGAAAGAGTTACGTTGCTGCTGGTTGA
- the raiA gene encoding ribosome-associated translation inhibitor RaiA: MPGGAGYTSLVKAKELRCCWLRPPFETRRDNVQVTVTFRHVEPSEPLRVYASDKITRLANKYLKRAVDAHVILTVNKRQHQAEINIQAPNFVVSAHESTGDLYSAIDLAIDKVQSQAQRHKNKIAQHPNPDKRR, translated from the coding sequence ATACCGGGAGGTGCTGGGTATACTTCCCTCGTCAAAGCGAAAGAGTTACGTTGCTGCTGGTTGAGGCCACCCTTTGAAACCAGGAGGGACAACGTGCAGGTAACAGTTACTTTTCGCCACGTAGAACCCAGCGAACCCCTGCGGGTATACGCTTCTGACAAGATCACGCGTCTAGCCAACAAGTACCTCAAGCGGGCCGTTGACGCGCACGTTATCCTCACGGTTAACAAGCGCCAGCACCAGGCCGAGATCAATATCCAGGCGCCCAATTTCGTAGTGTCGGCCCACGAGAGCACCGGGGACCTTTACTCTGCCATCGATCTCGCCATCGACAAGGTGCAGTCCCAGGCGCAACGCCACAAGAACAAAATCGCCCAGCACCCCAACCCGGACAAGCGCAGATGA
- a CDS encoding HPr family phosphocarrier protein, giving the protein MDQEKQARGEFRVNNRLGLHMRSAAIVVRTGQGFEASITISNGQSCADAASVLDLLTLAAGQGTVLVIEATGSDAEQAVATLGELVRRGFAE; this is encoded by the coding sequence ATGGATCAAGAGAAACAAGCGCGCGGCGAGTTCCGCGTAAACAACAGGTTGGGCCTGCACATGCGCTCGGCCGCCATAGTGGTGCGCACCGGCCAGGGCTTTGAAGCCAGCATCACGATATCCAACGGCCAGTCCTGCGCCGACGCGGCGAGCGTGCTCGACCTGCTCACGCTGGCGGCCGGCCAGGGAACGGTGCTGGTCATCGAGGCCACCGGCAGCGACGCCGAGCAGGCTGTTGCCACCCTCGGCGAGCTCGTGCGTCGCGGCTTTGCCGAGTAG
- a CDS encoding PTS sugar transporter subunit IIA, which produces MKTRDILDPRRVTLDLKGKDKREILEQLAGMVGETHSAIDPERVAEVLVERERASSTAIADGIAIPHGKVAMSEEVVACLGLSGDGLDFDSVDNHPTHIFFVLISPEAHPSLHLRWLAHLAHLLTEEQFRRELLACTGVDEVMTTISEAEARSREAESAISP; this is translated from the coding sequence ATGAAAACTCGTGATATTCTCGACCCCCGCCGCGTCACGCTCGACCTGAAGGGCAAAGACAAGCGTGAAATACTAGAGCAGCTCGCAGGCATGGTGGGAGAGACCCACTCCGCCATTGACCCCGAGCGCGTGGCCGAGGTGCTCGTTGAACGCGAGCGGGCAAGCAGCACCGCCATCGCCGACGGCATCGCCATTCCTCACGGCAAGGTCGCCATGTCGGAAGAAGTCGTCGCCTGCCTCGGGCTGTCGGGTGACGGCCTGGACTTCGACTCGGTCGACAACCACCCCACGCATATCTTCTTCGTGCTGATCTCTCCCGAAGCCCACCCTTCACTGCACCTTCGCTGGCTGGCCCACCTGGCCCACCTGCTCACAGAGGAACAGTTCCGCCGCGAGCTGCTCGCCTGCACCGGCGTCGACGAAGTAATGACGACTATCTCTGAAGCCGAAGCCCGCAGCAGGGAGGCTGAGTCGGCTATCTCCCCGTGA
- a CDS encoding methionine adenosyltransferase — translation MGKRDFVFTSESVSEGHPDKVCDQVSDAILDAHLAGDPASRVACETLVTTNLVVVAGEITSKQTVDYETVVRGVLSDIGYSGTEGFDADTCEIIVRLDAQSPDISMGVTVGDGKHEEQGAGDQGLMFGYACDQTPELMPLPISLSHSIVSDLAQLRKTGGADYLGPDSKSQVSVEYRDEQPARITTVVVSTQHDADADDDRLRREVLEQVVRPLLPDELVDGETVYHVNPTGRFVVGGPVGDCGLTGRKIIVDTYGGWGRHGGGAFSGKDPSKVDRSAAYMARYLAHNVVASRQATRCEVQVAYAIGVAQPVSVLVDTFGTGKGDETSLADKLKLLVDLRPAAIIEKLDLKRPIYRPTAAYGHFGRVAEDGLFPWELTDLADKL, via the coding sequence ATGGGCAAACGTGACTTCGTATTTACCTCCGAGTCTGTCTCGGAGGGGCACCCGGACAAAGTCTGCGACCAGGTATCCGACGCCATACTCGACGCCCACCTGGCCGGCGACCCGGCCAGCCGCGTGGCCTGCGAGACCCTGGTCACGACCAACCTGGTGGTGGTGGCGGGCGAGATTACCAGCAAGCAAACCGTTGACTACGAGACCGTGGTGCGCGGAGTCCTGAGCGACATAGGCTACTCGGGCACCGAGGGTTTTGACGCCGACACCTGCGAGATCATTGTCAGGCTCGACGCCCAGTCGCCAGACATCTCGATGGGCGTGACGGTTGGCGACGGCAAGCACGAGGAGCAGGGCGCTGGCGACCAGGGGCTTATGTTCGGTTACGCCTGCGACCAGACTCCCGAGCTCATGCCCCTGCCCATATCCTTGTCGCACTCTATCGTTTCTGACCTCGCGCAGCTGCGAAAGACCGGCGGTGCCGACTACCTCGGGCCCGACTCCAAGTCGCAGGTAAGCGTGGAATACCGGGACGAACAGCCGGCGCGCATTACAACCGTGGTTGTCTCGACCCAGCACGACGCCGACGCCGACGACGATCGCCTGCGCCGCGAAGTGCTCGAGCAGGTGGTGCGCCCACTGCTGCCCGACGAGCTCGTGGACGGCGAGACCGTTTACCACGTCAACCCCACCGGCCGCTTCGTGGTTGGCGGACCGGTTGGTGACTGCGGGCTGACGGGACGCAAGATCATCGTGGATACTTACGGCGGCTGGGGTCGCCACGGCGGCGGCGCGTTCTCGGGCAAGGACCCGTCCAAGGTGGACCGCTCGGCTGCTTACATGGCCCGCTACCTGGCCCACAACGTGGTGGCGTCGAGGCAGGCAACTCGCTGCGAAGTGCAGGTGGCCTACGCCATCGGCGTGGCGCAGCCGGTGTCGGTACTCGTCGATACCTTCGGCACAGGCAAGGGCGACGAAACCTCGCTGGCCGATAAACTCAAGCTGCTGGTGGATCTCAGGCCGGCCGCGATAATCGAGAAACTTGACCTCAAGCGACCGATCTACAGGCCGACGGCGGCCTATGGACACTTTGGTCGCGTGGCCGAGGACGGGCTGTTCCCCTGGGAACTGACCGACCTGGCCGACAAACTCTAG